The window GCAACTCCAGCATACGTTCAGCACTGGCGGAAAAGGCCACAAAAGTGCGCAACACTTCCGGATAATTCTGCAGCTCGGTATTCACCCAGCGCAAATGAGCCGGTTTACGCCGGTCAATCATGGTAACAAAGGGCAACCACTGGGATTTTTTCGCCCAGTCAAACCGGGATTTGATCTGGTCGTAGGCACGAATCGATAACACCGAAGGCTCTACCGGAATCAGAATACGGTCCACTGCCCGCAAGACGCCTTCCATTTGCGGCGTAATCATCGGCGGGCAGTCGATGATAATCAGGCCATAGTCTTCAGCCAGACGACCGAGCGCTTCCGCCATTCGTTGCCGGGCTTCTTTTTTACCGCTCAGACTCTGATGAAATTTGCGCAGCGAACTGTCGGCCGACAGCACATCCAGACGCGGTACCGTGCTGGGCTGAATGTAGCGGCTGATAGGCTCATCACTGCTCCATAAGCCACCCTGTTTATGGCCCTTATCGATTCCCAGAATCCAGCTTGCAGCCCCCTGCGGATCGAGATCCCACAACAGGGTCGGAATCTTGTCCCGCGCAGCCAGCGCCGCCAGATTCACCGCCGTCGTTGTTTTACCAACCCCGCCTTTCAGCTGATAAACAGCCATTGCCCGCATGATTAACTCCTTGTTAAAAATTCTGCCGCCTGGGCGGTCAGTCAAAACTGACGTTACAGCCGCCCAGTCCGCAATAGCCATTGGGATTTTTGGCCAGATACTGCTGGTGATAACCTTCGGCC of the Thalassolituus hydrocarboniclasticus genome contains:
- a CDS encoding ParA family protein, with protein sequence MRAMAVYQLKGGVGKTTTAVNLAALAARDKIPTLLWDLDPQGAASWILGIDKGHKQGGLWSSDEPISRYIQPSTVPRLDVLSADSSLRKFHQSLSGKKEARQRMAEALGRLAEDYGLIIIDCPPMITPQMEGVLRAVDRILIPVEPSVLSIRAYDQIKSRFDWAKKSQWLPFVTMIDRRKPAHLRWVNTELQNYPEVLRTFVAFSASAERMLELRSPIVEQQPAVPLARNYQALWKALKPKLNLR